The following nucleotide sequence is from Dyella sp. BiH032.
CGCGGCGGCCTTTCATGCGGCGACCAAGGGTCTCAAGCCCGGCGACACCGTGCTGCTGCTGGTTCGTCACGGCGACCAGAGCGGTTTCGTCGGGCTGACCCTTCCCAAAGGGGACGACGAGTGATCCATGTGACGGGGCGCCTTCGGGCGCCCCGCTTCGTTCAGCTGCCGGTGCCTTGGGTTTCCATGCGATAATGCCGGGTTCGTATCGCCATCCCGGTGATACGCTGCCTGCGCCCGCGCAGGCGGTGACCGCAGCCAGCGTGTTCCATGGAACTGATCCGCAATTTCTCCATCATCGCCCACATCGACCACGGCAAGTCGACGCTTGCCGACCGCATCATCCAGATCTGCGGTGGGCTGGCCGAGCGCGAGATGGAAGCGCAGGTGCTCGACAGCAACCCGATCGAGCGCGAGCGCGGCATCACCATCAAGGCGCAGTCCGTATCGCTGCCGTACAAGGCGCGCGACGGCAAGACCTATCAGCTCAATTTCATCGACACTCCCGGTCACGTCGACTTCTCGTATGAGGTAAGCCGCTCGCTGGCGGCCTGCGAAGGTGCGCTGCTGGTGGTGGACGCAGCGCAGGGCGTGGAAGCCCAGTCGGTCGCCAACTGCTATACCGCCGTCGAAATGGGCCTGGAAGTCGTGCCCGTGCTCAACAAGATCGACCTGCCCACGGCCGACCCTGAAAAGGTGAAGGGCGAGATCGAGGCGGTGATCGGCATCGATGCCACCGACGCGGTGGCGGTCAGCGCCAAGACCGGCCAGAACGTGGTCGAGGTGCTCGAGGCCATCGTGGCGCGCATCCCGCCGCCGAAGCCGCGTGATACCGATCGCCTGCAGGCGCTGATCATCGACTCCTGGTTCGACAACTACCTCGGCGTGGTGTCGCTGGTGCGCGTGATGCAGGGTGAGATTCGCCCCGGCGAGAAGCTCCTGGTGATGTCCACCGGCCGCACGCATGAAGTGAGCGAAGTGGGCGTCTTCACACCCAAGCGCAAGAAGCTAGACAAGCTCTCCGCCGGCGAAGTGGGCTGGATCACGGCCTCGATCAAGGACGTCCACGGCGCGCCGGTCGGCGACACGCTGACCCACGCAGGCAAGCCCGCCGACAAGCCGCTGCCCGGTTTCCAGACCATGCAGCCGCGCGTGTTCGCCGGCCTGTTCCCCGTGTCCGCGGACGATTACCCCGCGCTGCGCGAGGCGCTCGAGAAGCTGCGCCTCAACGACGCGGCGCTGTTCTTCGAGCCGGAGAGCTCCGAGGCCATGGGCTTCGGCTTCCGCTG
It contains:
- the lepA gene encoding translation elongation factor 4 produces the protein MELIRNFSIIAHIDHGKSTLADRIIQICGGLAEREMEAQVLDSNPIERERGITIKAQSVSLPYKARDGKTYQLNFIDTPGHVDFSYEVSRSLAACEGALLVVDAAQGVEAQSVANCYTAVEMGLEVVPVLNKIDLPTADPEKVKGEIEAVIGIDATDAVAVSAKTGQNVVEVLEAIVARIPPPKPRDTDRLQALIIDSWFDNYLGVVSLVRVMQGEIRPGEKLLVMSTGRTHEVSEVGVFTPKRKKLDKLSAGEVGWITASIKDVHGAPVGDTLTHAGKPADKPLPGFQTMQPRVFAGLFPVSADDYPALREALEKLRLNDAALFFEPESSEAMGFGFRCGFLGMLHMEIVQERLEREYDLDLVTTAPTVVYEILKSDGSVMQLDNPAKLPASPQVEEIREPIIVANILTPPDYIGNIITLCEEKRGVQRSIQYLATQVQISYELPLAEVVLDFFDRLKSVSRGYASMDYHFERFDAGPFVRVDVLINGDRVDALSLIVHRSHADRRGRDLVERMKDLIPRQQFDVAIQAAIGAQVIARSTVKALRKNVLAKCYGGDVSRKKKLLEKQKEGKKRMKQVGRVEIPQEAFLAVLKVDK